The genomic region AAATGTatttaatttctaaaaaaaaaaaaataaaaaaacattcacaattagaacattattattattagtctgatTCTATTTATGAGCACACATCATTTAACACATTTTCTGAAATATTATGTTAATCATTATGGATCATTATATTCTAATATAAAATATTAGGTATCAATAAAACTAATTTTAATGAAATATCAAACATGTAGTTTATNNNNNNNNNNNNNNNNNNNNNNNNNNNNNNNNNNNNNNNNNNNNNNNNNNNNNNNNNNNNNNNNNNNNNNNNNNNNNNNNNNNNNNNNNNNNNNNNNNNNtgtgtgtttgtatgtgtgtgtgtgtatgtgtgtgtgcgtgtgtgtgcgtgcgcgtgtgtgtgcgtgctcgtgtgtgtgcgtgtgagtgtgtgtatgtgtttgtacgtgtgtgtgtatttttgtatgtatatatatatataatacatttacatatattatgtatatattacatatatactatatattatatatcatatatgtgcgtgtgtgtgtgttaatgtgtgtgtgtgtgtgtgtgtgtgtgtgtgtgtgtgtgcgtgcgcgtgtgtgtgtgcgtgtgtatattatatattatatatattattcatatattgtatatatcatatattatacatatatatatacatatatacatatatatacacacacacacacatatatatatatacacacatatatatgtatatgtgtatatatatatatatatatatatatatgtgtgtgtgtgtgtgtgtgtgtgtgtgtgtgtgtgtatgtatatatatatatatatatatatatgtataatatataatatatacaatatatgaataatatatataatatatagtatatatatgtatataatatataatatatacaatatataaataatatatatataatatatataaatataaatgatatatatttataaatatatatatatagtcaatatatataatatatataatatgcatatataatatatatatataatatatatatgatatatatataatacatataatatatataatatatatataattatataatatatatatctctctatatatacagacacacacacacacacacacactcatacaaacacacacacacatacacacacacacacacacacacacacacacacaaacgtggaGGCCCAACACGTTCTACCACTGGAAGGTGATCCACCTGCCCAAAATAGGGCTCCTCCGGCTCACCATGTACGAGAACGGGAAGTTCCTAAGCGACTCCGGCAACATCTACGACTCCCGGCTCAAGGGCGGCCGGCTTGGGGCGCTCAGCAACTCGCAGAGGAGGATTCTGTGGGTCTACATGAAGTACAGCTGTAACGGTGagaatatccttttttttcgttcgcaatcttattgtttcgttttgtgttcttgttttctGGTGAGTTCattcttgacctttttttttcttcttgtccagTTCTTAGCCTgtgctgtatttgtttgtttgttttgtcttttgccTTATATTCTTGTTAgatctttttgtcttttatgagtttccttgtttttttgtttctgcttGTTTTTTCCTCGTTTGCTCTCTTGTTTCCGTTTTAATCATAATGgcaaatcataaataataatgataatcaaagtaaTCCTAATCATAAATCCCATAACATACAGAAAATGTTACAGAATATCACTTACATATATTGTAAGtctgtgaaaaaagagaaaaccaaagaaaagaaataaagaaagaaaaaaagtgtttatgtatgtaggtatgtataaatgtataaatacgcatatatatatatatatatatatatatatacataaataaatgcatgtatatatatatatatacatatatatacgtatctatacatgcatatacatctatacacatatatatacatatatatacatatatatacatacacacacacacacacatatatatatatatatatatatatatatatatatatacacacttatgtatgcttatatatatatatatatacacatgtatacatacatatatatatatatatatatatatatatatatatatgtatccatacatatccatatatcgtTTCGAACTCAACGAGTTTCTCTTACTGTGGctactttccttttcatctttgtgtacacgttactgtatttgtgtttgtgtcaatatatttaaatacacacacatataaacaaatttatatagtTCACCTCCAGTATGAAAGTGTCCTCCTAACAGAAAAAGTGCCTCAGGCTGTATACAACGACCTGCCACCAGCCCTCCAGGCCCAAGTAGAGGTCGACGATGGAAGCTATCAACCCACTGGAATATAAAACCCACCGGATTGTGTAGTCGTATGTGTTTTAAAGTGGGTCTGtattagtttgaaaaaaaaagaaaaaaaaatatataggtaatatcATTTTTTGTGCACAGTTATGAATGACACTGCTCCGTTGCAAGTTTGATATCCTGACATTTACCCTTGAATCTGTTACATTGATTTGATCATGCCAACCAAGCAAACTTTGTGACACATAATCGTGTATCATTTTGAGATAAGGAAACCATATGTTGGCAGATTCATATTTAACAAGTTCGAACCGAAACGAGGGAAAGAACGCAAAACGTTGTGCCTTTAGTTGCATTGCTTGATAAGATTTGATTCAAAGATATGGACTTAGTGCATTaaagaataatataatatcacTAGTTTCATTTATTCGATCttccctcattattactattacctcccccccccccctaatcccatgcccgttgttgccgtggttgggaaggaggggggggggggcttaggagatgtaGACTGAGACTCAATGCTAGGGAAATTTGCACGGTCTTTTACCATTCCTTTTTCGttgctctctcttctccagcCCCTTACACTATTaatttcctaaggtgtgagaggatgaaaggctgactttgtgccagtcatgaacggccaGGGGGAAGCACGGTATTCTCCTGTTTCGTTGTCTCGCCCTTACCCCTTAAGAGGACCCTAAGGGTGGgctgtttctctccccatcttactcaaggcttaccatggccagtaatggagactttataccattattagaggcaatgcagctcgcccctttatcaaataggcCCACTGattcaatggttaatggttaagacaaatatgctagacatcaaaggtcatatactactacggtaaagtattgtggcaaataGGATAAAAAATAGTTAACGGTTAGGATAAATGGGcagaagaaggggacgaagaagagaagaaacaggaaagggGATAAGAAAAGCCCAAGCAAAATTAAGACATGAGCTGATGTCCAAAGTAGGGATGATTAGGTCTCATCCCCCTCCTACAAatacgagcaagggattgggggctCACTGATTCACATTCTCCCGGTTCTCTCCTTTGACAATGATtttgaacactgctactactactactactactactaattcaaatcatccacccaggtcaataCTCACCCTCCAGGAcacattcctcctcttccaacatcTATTTCATCTACTCCACCCCTACAGCTTTCTTcgtcaactaccccatcctccttattattactttacagccttattgtccaccactTCGCAGTACTATCTCaacaacactactccctcttccacacgttcCCATCCTTCTAATACCCCCACCTCTTCAAACATCttgaatactctatttagcccaaccaaatgggaccgatttttcgtgagcctctccactctcttccagcaatgtcccCAAAAACACATAGTCAAAGATTGTTCTCGACTCGTTACAGTTACAACTAAAACCCAGGgtaaagcattatcaaccctgacaGACTTTCACAGGAAAAGCCATATCTGCCCAACCTCATCCTTCCCCCATtaccggaactgtctccatctcacCAACAAACTGTCCTCTCTacaacaaaaattggtcagattgtgaagAGCTACTCGCCTCATGGAAAGTGCTACACCTAACCCCCTGGAGGCCGTCATAAAACCCATCAATATTGACAAGGCTACTTTCCAGAGATATGACCTCCCCTTTAATATTTACATTGgcagagaacccccccccccccccctgtcaatATCGGAATTGTTGGCGTCTAAGCTAACTTGCTAAACATTGCTGCTCCACAGCCCAATGCCCCCTatatgcccaacctggtcatgatcgaTCAAACCACTCTGCAAAGTCAACCACATGTGCCAGCTGCggcggctcccataatgtattttatagggccTGCCCAACTACAAGTTTGAATTTtaagtggcaactctcagattcagacttagcCTTACTATGCAAAGCCAGACAGGAAGAATGTCGATtacgtttttctcttactccctacttcaATAATGTCGACACCCTCCTCCATCATACATTTACACTTCTACCCCCTACATCTCCCAGTCAAATTCGCATGCCTCACACCTCTCCTTACCGCAGCAGACAGTCCAAACGCTCCATCCTTTCTCCTACCACAACTTCACCTCTACCTACTactcagacaccagtctcctctcccccctctcacaagAAAACCCCCACAACTCCAttgcagaaactcttgaagatattcaaaacaatCTGTTCActccctctacactcaaagtgactgccgttatccatcctcctactcacTTCTAACACATGGGCCCCATTGTCACTATGTGTTGATGATTAAACCATCTTCGCCTCTGTCCCATCCATACCTACTCTTCACTAACtccttcaatctgcaatatcatcagtatctttctgggccactaaccatggcCTTCGGTTTTCTGCCTCCAAgtccttctccatcctttttttATCGCGCACTTGTAGGTTCCCACCCTCCATTCTTCTTATATtgcactccactccaataccgatCTTCTCGAAAATTACttggcgttatttttttttttactccaagcTGTCCTGGTGAGACCACATCTTTTCCATTAGAGAAAAAGCTTGCTGCCACCTCCAAGTCTTACAGACTCTCATAAGtcttggggctcagatcgcaaaattCTCTCTCGAGGccgtgtccttctctctccccgatTCTATACCTGCTTCCACCAACTTTCCCTTGCCAAATTAAGTATCCCTCGATCTCTGCTCACCTACTTCATTTTCCATTTGCATGGatactcccctttcccctgctccgacctcttcccttttctatccATTCTGTTTCTCTATGGCCTATACTTTACCCCTATATTTGctcttctgttttccctgaccccaAAAAATCAGATATCCCCCCTTTTATCCTCACCTCTTttcttgaccatgtctccactcaaTACTCCAGTATCCTTGTTTTCACTGATGGCACCAAATCAACCTCCGGTGCTGGGCCGCATTAATCTTCTCAATTCGCACATCCTGAGTCGTGTCcttaatacaaaaatatacgCCCTGAAACACAtacactctcccttcttcctctttcacaatttttactgactcctgtaactcactctctctcacagtctATACACACGACCAACCGCTTCGTCTGTTACATTCAAGACTTGTTGTTATACCTGTCTACACGCCACAAATCTGTCAGGGTTTGCCGAGCCATGTCCATAtcacaccaaccacgtttctcacgtattccaTCCACagattattaccactattttgaGACCTTCTGCCCAATGGCAGTCTTTCTAGTCATCTCACCAATAAATTGCATaatgtaaaactatcaatctcctaaCACGCTGGAAGACGGCTCTTGCCAGCTTGCATATTGGCCACACCCGCCTTATGTAATCCTATCTGATGTCTCAATCTGATTCACACCCACGCTCCCTGTGTAATGTTACtcttcagttccacacattctattgtcctgCCCATGTGTTACTTCAACCCATACCTCTGCTCCCCCTCATCTattctcccttcaccgacctcccaacctgccAGACGTCCTTACGGAATCCCACACTATCTGTTTGGACAACCTGTTCTTACTCATACGCATGCACCTCTTTCACCTCTTTTACTCCTCTTTAACCTTTCCAATACTATTCTAGACTGTTGACGTATAGCAACTGATTTCGAAGTCAGCCCCCTTCTAATACCCTTTCTAATACTATacttagcacatttattttgcctttaaccattaaccatccttACCCTTTCTAATACCTTCCTACTGTTGTGCCACTGTTGACGTATAGCACctaataatccccccccccccccctcttcgctttTCAATACTATACCTTCCTATTGGGCTACGTGACTTTTGATTTCTAGCACATTTTACTTTTTAACCATTAAATATTACTTTTTTGAGTAACAAGGGATTGGAACTATCTATTTGGTTCCTTTCAAACCGTTCTCGTTCTTGTGATTCTGAGCTTTGGAAATTTCATCATAATCTAACAATAAAAATCTTTAGGTAAATGATTTAagtatgcatttattttattgttattattattattattattattattattattattattattattattattattattattatcattatcacgttagACATAATgatgttgaataaaaaaaaaatccaactacTAAGGAACATTTATAAGCTCCATGCCTTTTGTATTATGGAAAGTCCTGTCCTTTCTGACACGTAACAatgttattacattttcttttttttttttgggggggggttcgtAGGAGGTAAATTTCTCCCgttaatatgtaatatatctttCAATGTCACTACATGAGCATAGCAGATTCAAAtcgaatgttttttgttttgttatgtctttgtgtcttttaagattatatatatatatataaatatatatatgattttttaatttCAATCTCACCGCAATGTTAATACAAAATTCATATTTCAGTTATTAAATAGTACTTGTATTgccgttacattttttttttttttaattatacacAGCATTCTTACTACTATGAATACTAATGTTATTTTCGTCATAATCATTGTTTCATtgttcttaatctttctcttgccattgttttctcttttctttggttTTTTTTCCGAATCTTGGTTTAGTCCCATTTCCCTTTGTATTTGTTTCATGAAAAAGGAATTGCATGAACAAGAAAATACTCGTTGAATTTTCCACCAAACTTTGAACCATAGTTCATATTTGATTTTAACAATCTCAGTGGCCTAAACTGGAACTTCCTTagataaaaataagggaaaagtgtacactttttttttttttaacaaatcttTACATTGCTCTACATGTCGATTGGATCACAATTCTGAAACAGAACAATTATATTGTTAATGTcagatagttttttttctttcttttttacacaacacgagcacgcacatgcacacacaaaaacacgcacttATAAATCTATACATGGTAGTCATTATAGTTCCTGTACTATTGTTTTCATAGCAAACAACATAAATGAAAAGTTAGTGTGGGCCTTAATCTTGTGTGATCGAATCTCAGAAATCATAAAAAGATGAATCACGATTAGACCACTTTCAGACGCATCGGCTTTTCGCCGTCCACGACCCATCGTCGTAGATTCCAGAGACCGCGCCGCTGTGTGGACGGCCAACAACTGTCCACATAACgacatgataataaataacactgGCGAGCAATTCTGTGCACAGGTCGAGATGGCGAAATGTTGATATGTCTATACGAGTGCAATGTCTGTTTCACAGCATCCACGGCGTCTCGCCATGCCGTTTTTAAGAGGTCGCCGTTGATAACAGCGGTCTTGACGTGTGAAAGCATCATTTTGGTTATTTGTGAGAACACAAATCGAAAAGTCGAAAGCAGCCAGGGTTTAAAGGCATTCTAAACTAGTGCAGGGACCTCAATGATATGCCAAATTTTACTGCCTGCCCTAACTTATATCACATCCACTTGCAAAATCGCTAATACCAAAAGGATCTGCCATTTCTTATTCACATTGTAGAAGCTGGGTGCCTCTAGATTTTCTCTGATATACCTTGCAGTAAGGGGTTGCAAACTAAAAGCCTCCGAGGCAGAGAGGAGTACAgtaaatgcataatatattttgataattatgagaTTAACACATTGTGACAATGTTACATTCTATAGGCCATCTAAAACAGTCGGAATGAAATTAAAAAGTGCCTGGAACTTATTTCTTAAGGCAATAATTCTTATACCCACTATAACTACAAGGTGCATCCTTAAAACTTCATACAGCGGGAAATCTTACAATCTGTTTTCATTAAACGTGCAGTCTTACAATCCATTTTCATGCAATCTTAGTCTGGTGTTAAGCAATTTGTATTCTTAAAACTGGAAATAGTGAAAGGGGCACTTtcttaataaattaaataatgaaaacacGCACGTCTTCTCATTACCATATCCTTCCTAGGGTAATTGCGGCACATGATAGAGATCCTCCTTTCCCTTGGCACTGGCACTGAACCGAAATAGGATTCCTTCTCTCCCAGGACCTCGTGAGTGTAGTTGTATCGAGATGCGTCCCTGGCGAAGAGAGGGACGCATGAATATGAAGATACgaggtcttttctctctctctcttccattcactcATTTGTCTCTGCCTGAGTCTTGCTGTGTGTCTTGAACTGGGCAACTTGTTCTGGTAATCAAATAATCATCACTACTCTAATTCAAAATCAGGCAATAGAAGtataaaaagttatatatttataagtccATTTAATAATCGGCAAttcgattcattttcattttattttttttaaattctcaaaTGTCCCTTGTCCCCTGTTATGTCACATCCTAGAGTAAAATGAAAACTtaaaagttattatatatatatactttaacaaCTCTAAGTTAATGTGAAAATGTAAATTCCTTTCTGATTACAGTATATGTAGGTAAAGAGTGTAAGGagtgagagtatgtatgtatacatgtgaatgtgaatgtaaatgtaaattgtgtatgtgtatcatgtatcatgttgtgtggtgtgtgtgtgtgtatgtgttgagtgtgtgtaaaGAGGCCGATGGCCGGTCGTG from Penaeus chinensis breed Huanghai No. 1 chromosome 39, ASM1920278v2, whole genome shotgun sequence harbors:
- the LOC125046389 gene encoding cartilage oligomeric matrix protein-like, translated to MYENGKFLSDSGNIYDSRLKGGRLGALSNSQRRILWVYMKYSCNEKVPQAVYNDLPPALQAQVEVDDGSYQPTGI